Proteins encoded in a region of the Bacteroidota bacterium genome:
- the lpcA gene encoding D-sedoheptulose 7-phosphate isomerase — MQNLEQIKANFTEAENILEEFIGNENNFISIEKAASLMKSAIANGGKIISCGNGGSMCDAMHFAEELSGRFRDDRKALPALSISDPSHISCVANDYGYDFVFSRYIEAIGKKGDVLLAISTSGNSKNILEAIRAAKEAGMKVIGLTGKGGGKMADLCDIEIRAPHSDFADRAQEIHIKVIHSLIQCIEN; from the coding sequence ATGCAAAACCTAGAACAGATCAAAGCCAATTTTACTGAAGCAGAAAACATACTTGAAGAATTTATTGGAAATGAAAATAACTTCATTTCTATTGAAAAGGCAGCAAGTCTGATGAAGTCTGCAATAGCAAATGGTGGAAAAATCATTAGTTGCGGAAACGGCGGCAGCATGTGCGATGCCATGCATTTTGCCGAAGAACTTAGCGGAAGATTCCGCGACGACAGGAAAGCTTTGCCGGCATTGAGTATTTCCGATCCGTCACATATTTCATGCGTTGCAAACGACTACGGTTATGATTTTGTTTTTTCCAGGTACATTGAAGCCATTGGGAAAAAAGGCGATGTGCTTCTTGCCATCAGCACCAGCGGAAATTCAAAAAATATTCTTGAAGCGATCCGCGCCGCAAAAGAAGCCGGCATGAAAGTAATCGGATTAACAGGCAAAGGCGGCGGCAAGATGGCCGATTTGTGTGATATAGAGATCAGAGCTCCTCATTCAGATTTCGCCGATAGGGCGCAGGAGATACATATTAAGGTGATTCATTCGTTGATACAGTGCATAGAAAATTAA